The segment cTCCTGTGATCAGTTACTGCCGGTCttagtgtatttgtaaatCCTGATCCAGctcaagaaaataatcatccgGAGAACATGCGTAATGAAGAACGTTCCTCAGTCTTTCATGCAAATGATGTCAACAATGCAGAGCGTGACCGAACGTTTGctactaaaaaaaacaagggatacgattaaaattactaacaagatcatattaattttatcatcttttgATCCCGGTGATAGTGTGTGTGTTCGGGATTGATTCAAACGCATCTTTACGGCTGTAAATACGTACCAAATCAGTAACTACGACATTAgaattaaagtcttttaaagGAGCGAGCTAGAAAGTGTGCAGACGATTGTTCCAGGTTTTGAAACGACTACTGATATATTAACCGGAGCAGATTACGTGATAAGAATACATGTGGAAAATTTAGTATCCTTGCCGATGTTTTGCACATACGAACAAGTCAATTATGCTTTGACAGTTTAGATTACAATTCAACAATCAGTCCTTTTAAATCGAAGTAATGCACCAACACATTCAAAACAGGATGGTCGAGGCGGAGAGAAGATACAAAGCTAGGTTTTTGAGAGGTCGAGCTACGATTAAAAGATTCCAGAAGGGagatatagtaataataaaaatataaccccaGAAATCGGATatccctatatttaaaattttgtgaacgtgtgagaatgattaatatcttgtaaagTGATTTTAGACAATGGATGACTTCGAAATGTGGCACATGACCAGCTACGAATGTGGCACTTGACCAGCTACGATGAGACTTCACAGCATCTGAGGGACGACACAGAATTACTAAGCAAGCAGTTAGGTGGACGGTTCGCCTACCTAATAGTTATCCGGTGagcgtatttcattttgttcaaattgctTCATTCAAACGCATTACCATTAATCATTGCTAGTAATGTGATTGTCTAACACTTACtttgagatatattactataaaagatgCATTTGGCGTGCGGATCCGAAccataacaaagaaaaaaaaaataaaaaaaaaaaaaaaaaaaaatattgtacacgggtggagacgtcttacgccaaacaaataaagaaagaaaaaaaaaaaaaataaaaaaaaataaaaaaatattgtcacgggtggagacgtcttacgccaaacaaataaagaaaaaaaaaaaaaaaaaaaaccaaaacaaaaagaaaaaaaaaaatattgtacacgggtggagacgtcttacgccaaacaaataaaaaaaaaaaaaaaaaaaaaaaaaaaaaaaattgtacacgggtggagacgtcttacgccaaacaaataaagaaagaaaaaaaaataatataaaaaaaaaaaaaaaaaaaaatattgtacacgggtggagacgtcttacgccaaacaaataaagaaagaaaaataaaaaaaaaaataaaaataaaaaaaaaaaaaaaaaaaaataaaataaaaaaaaaatattgtacacggatggagacgtcttacgccaaacaaataaagaaagaaaaaaaaaaaaaaaaaaaaaaaatgttgtaggCGGATGGAAACGTCCTATGACATATGTTATGAATGTTCGTGTGACGCCCCAAAGCCAtaagtagattaaataattggacctgatattatgatttcgtCTCACGATGAGTCGTCATAAACAACGTAACCCATACGACaacaacaaatttgttaaccataactataacaatataaagttatctagGTTTACTGTGGAAGTACCTAGACTACATAAGTATTTCTCTGTTATCACAGAAAACAATGCAGAGCACGCATCAGTATAACCGTATCGGCATGACTTCGGACGATGAAGCATCAATTCTTGAACCTGGCCCATCTACTCTACGAGACCTGCAACGGGTACGAGAACATAACGAAAGCTAAGCAAGAGAGAACACACCACCAGGCAGGTGCAGAGCACGCACCGCCTGCCAGAATGGccgtatcggcgcaagcagcttcaacgacggatgcaacatgaaaataactggcaccaattattataacaccttattggtcgtcgttactattgttaaaagtaaaacgaaatcaaagagaatagaactatgtttgaattctggtttaaatatgacgtctggacgcacgacggcggactgcagagttcagcgagtgcggagcgtaaagaatgtgattatgaagaaccttcgagaaatacaagaacatttaaaagaattgaagtttcattttaaaatatctggaacttactgaaacaagtgacattagagacgtcagcgaggctggcgtcctgtctttaaaacaatgaatttataataaaatccgatatatatttcaattaaatgtttagtCCGGTTCATTCAACAGCTGTGTGAAACTTTAAAGGACGTCAGCATTATCAGctgtctttaaattttttatacagttcATATCTCCTATGTTTGCATTTAATTggatttgtattgttttaaatctaCTAAAAAAATCCTAATCGTGACTTCAGTCGaagctgttaaattttattatattcaaaagttAATCCCAAATCGTATACCCTCCATTCttcacgacactggcagaatatactgtgcacgtctttgcacggatgaaggccatatttaaaacaaccaaccaaccaatatcagttataaactatataacaGAACTGCAATaactatttagtttttatcactagtttaatatttacagcTACTGCTTTTGGAAAACTAAATTTACACGTTTTTTGTGTACGTCGGCCCTTAAAAAACTATTGTGTTAACTATAAATTGTCTGGAATAGCGTATAAAGTAAATTGTCCTTAAAACAATTCTACGActtgttgtaaattaatttataacttatatagcTATGAAAACCATAAAGTTGGCTATGTGCCAAgcaatactaaatatttcaatgtgaAGCCTTAAGAGTTTTTCTCTTCCCAGTACTACTATTGCAAACTATTATTAGTGTAGTCAAGTACTGAATaagtagttttaatatgtaaactaACAAGAACCAAAGACTTTGAAAATCGAGatgcataataataataataataaaattatgtttttattactcctaaaaaaaaacaaataacaaattaatttactaaaacaaACCTTCAACTACAGACGACCCTAAGGTAGAGccaataaatttctattatttaaggGAACACTTCAGCCTCAGTTATAAACTGGCGTTTGGGGAATAGCAATTTTCATAATGTAAGAGCCCGCATTCTAGTTgaacatcaaatatttaatatcatagatGGGGTTACAAATACACGAGTCGAATACCAAGAACAACTAAAACACATATTTGATTGTTTAcatttagaaatattgttCTTGGAACGTAGAAATACATAACACttgtagataaaattataaagacacTTGTCAGTTCATGTGTTTTCATGAATGGAAGAGAATTATGGTTTTCAGACCATGACTTCGTGTGCCAAAAGAatctataaaacttaaatttcctatttttgtgatataattatttgttttatgaattttacttAGAATTATACATAACCTATACCCTTAAaactacacctgggtcgcaagttccaggtactgttgaagctcctctccctccAACGCGTACTCCTCGCACCCGCAcagtgaatccattgaattctatgaggtttcgtctcttcgTATTATGAGTGAagacagtaatttttttttgttttagttgtAAGGATCACTTTAGCATCATTCCCCaccatttcaatttattattctgtattcttttatcatttgaaataataaaaattagaagaaaaattatagtttacaaAAAGTTCCACAGTTGTcctctattttttttacgatatgaaatattgccatatttaaaaagaaacaggTTCGACAGATTATTGATTATCGTTAGCATAACGAAATTCAGTAAGACCAcgtataacttatttaattataggtaatagtttaaaattttatttatctcctTGATGTAATGAGTGTTTAAGAAATAGCCCGATTCATTTCTTGCTGGCTTGTTTTTTATCTGCATACACTTGGTAGAGCAGTTTgttaatttctattataattattatataggtaattaatttttatatgatagatGTATATTGCCGTGCCATTCCATTAAGTTGTCAAACAAACCACATAAACAACCACctgaatacaatattttgtgtttcCAAGTATGTTTTGAATTTGTTTGTCGAGGAAAAGGGAACTGTCTAAAATTATACCAGGAAAATCACTAGGAAACAACTTCCACATGATGTCATATGGAAATTGTAAAAGtccagattttttatttaatatttcagtacACTTCAAtgctaaaagaattttaaatgagaTCATAAacgatttcaaataaaaacttaaatatctgccaatataaaaaaatatatattttgatatgcaAGATTTTTTGTGTAGCAACAATTTATTAGAAGgaactaaatataatgaaaatgttaaagatttttctttcaaaacgacgttttctataaatttaaacgacATATTAAAACGTCACAAAATTACAtgagtttaaaattatcatgaaatacatatacatatctGCGTATATTTTACCTGATTTCGGGCTATTTATAAACCTTATTGTTTGTTAAGGACGAATATCTGTGCGTAGGTACGCACTGACTCATcaaatttcgtttaaataattacggCGTCGTATAATTAAAGACtagatacaaattaattaataaaagagaaaGTAATTTGTAATGCCATTAGATTATCGAAATGAACATCGTTATAATATAGATTACCGTTCGTAACTATGAAAGCAAATATTCCATTTTGTTAACCCATTTCTCAAACGACCCAATGGAGGTCTAAGTCAACAGATACTTTTGGTTCATTAAATCAAGTTTACTCGGCACTTTAGCTGTACGAAATTCATCGAACTTGCTAACTCTACCCAAATAAATGGTATTTGTTTACAggaactttaatttattgcatataagtaataaaaagattgttttcacccaaaataaatgtaattaatgtttatgtctctacacttaataatatttattttatgaaacaaactgatttaagttgttttttatttaaagtatctctttaatataaagtcgGAAACATATGTAGCTAAAACAGCTGCGTTTCGTTTAAGCAGTAGGTACGTGTTCCTCGACTTACCATTCCATCCCAATAGCTATAACTGCAATAACACGCCTCATATTCTTACATCGGTCAATGTGCAGCAGTTACCATCATGGGGATTGTCTACCCGTTTGTCTgtcttatatacaaaaacttatatgTACAGAAGATTGCTCGTCTCCCGAGCCTTATCGTGTgacaatttcaaaaaaataaacaaacatttgtacattttcaaaacataatcattatcatttataaatttgtaaacatataataattaagatggcggttttcgttatatttttatattatataagcagtaatatctattattttggTTAAGAAATTGTGACaggtcttttaaatttttttgggaTTAAAAAGTGAAAAGTTTAgggagaaaaattaaattgtaagtaTGTTTTCGTAAAACCACTTGATTTTGTAAATTGATCATTTCACGTTAACAATTAAGGATTTTCGCGATAACATTTTTCCTTTCTACTTCAAGAGTTAGAAATAAAGAGACACCTGTTCTTTTTGCACCATTAAATCTTCAAGTGGAGTCAATTACGAAACTCTTAAGACAAAATGTTGCTATGAGAACAATTTCTCTTTAAATCTTAGAcaaagtttataaaagaaattctaAGTTTTCCCATTTGCGGTTCTCGTTTATAGAACTTCCTAAAGTTGCTGCTTGTTTTCCTTTTTTTCTAAACTGTACAAGATTTCAAGCTACAAGTTTCCCTGGAAATTTCCTTTGAGTTACtaagctttatttattaaggaatTATAAAACTGCACTTGATTCAATTTTCAATGGGCTGTCATAGAGCAatgttcataataatatataaagaaaggaCCTTTAGTAAAAGTTTTACACGATTCTTAAAGGCGAGATAATTGGACACCTAATAAAAGTTCTTTTATACTTTGggcacatataaaaaaaaagaaatttttttttgggttgTGCTTTATGAAGATCAAAAGGGAACTTCTTGATATTGGGCTCGCAACACAGACTTACTtcgtgaatatatattaatatacagtcTTAGAGGAAATTGCTCTGTATTTTGGTATCAGGTATTCATTCGTTACTTACTGGACTATGCAGTCCGGATAGTCCAGATTTTGAGGATTCCTTGGCAAACTTAATacatcaatttttattatttattctatatgttCTGAAGGCATTTCAAATTCCTATGAAAGAAAACTAAGCTTGCGTGGCTCATTGTAGGCCttatacaagttttttttaaagaacggCTTATGactaagtataattttactcCGCTTACGCAGGGCCAAaggttaaatgaaaaaatagcTTCACATCATTGAGGACTACATATAAGTATGAATGAAAGTGACttgttgtaaaataaactCATTGTGGACATTAAAAGAGGTCAtcaatgaaacaaaatgatcaatgtgaaaaaaataataatttattaaagtctaagtataaaaaaatacataattacatcacatatattattatgcatTTATAACAGTGATAGAGTAAGGTACGTATGTAAGGAGTATTTATTGTACGCTGtgtaaaacttaaatacaaaagattttagatttgacccaaaaaaaaaaaacttctgaTTTAATGCAATTGCAGGGATTTTCTTTTGCAGAAATCATTTCGAGGATTCAGTTTTTTGATATGGAATCGGCGATATTTAACGAAAATGTTTTGGTCCTGCGGGTAGATGTGACTTTAACgacaaaaactttgaaaaatttttctttatttattacttggaaaaaactttcaaataattatcttatagCTGTGTACATATTGTTTTGGACTATATATCTCACTATCTGAAATtcccttatatattataaatgattagcatttttattgtaataacatattatttacatatacatagaatctttatataaatatgtttatatctattcatataaaaaatcacaGATGTCAATTTATACCTTAATAAGGTCACACTTCTCACACTaatgtgtattaaaatttttactttatataaaatatataacagtgcttaggtaataaaaatattatatacatatgtaatttttgattttaaagttgtctatcacattataaataccaagTTTGGCAgacagtatatattttataatcatcacATGCAAAatctgatttttaatattgagaaaAAGTGAGcactttaattcaatataatatatatttgttgaagttCACAATAATTCCaaagttttaaactttattttaaaacttcttaCCATGTAAGTAATTCTGTTATTAGCAGctgtttttcaatttatatttcaataatattttattgagaagTGCTTGCTATTGATTACTTACAAAGTGTTACACTTCAACATAAACTTTAAAGCCcccttgtaattatttatacccAATTATGGCGTCCGAGTTATGTTTTCAGTGACAAGTGCAGGTGTTATACAGGGTGTGCATATCGTTCACCGAGCGCTGcactttattaattagttcATTATCATCTATAGCTAATACCATATCTAGTAGCTAGTTCCGGCGTGTGGGTTGTGGCGACCGCCAATAATAGGGGGACGTCGTTAACATCCACATTCAAAGATTTTGTTAGTGTTGCTATATCACAAAAGTCGGTGGACATCAATATGTCGGCTAAAGTTTTTGATAGTACACAGAATTCGCGGAGTTTGCTCTCCAAAAATAGTTGGCACTGGAATAAAaatcaacatatttatttgttagttttattttgcttctatataaacaatttaaatgtttacgtATTACGAATCTTGTGCAGATATCgagtgtgttttttttttaatgaaaattcctTGGATATGATTTTGATTGGATATGAAAGCATGAAACAAAACTTGACGAGAGGATTcaattagacaaaaaaataaaaatagtaatttaactTGTTATgatgttatttctttatagtaATCTGACGTGGCTGTTAGTGAAAGGTGAAgcttatacaaatatttatatattttacctgaGCGGCGGGTACGTTGGCTTTTCTCATGGCGGGTAAAGCGTCCAAAATACCACCAACGAGTGGCGACAATCCCCCTCCCATAGGACCAACTGATCGCCCACAAACTCTCACCTGCCTGATAAACGGACAATACTGTTTAatacacaattaatttaaaatttaatgttactaatttgctatttttttggaaatggtataataatgtttaagaacacgttttaataaaaaaaaacttatagtcttgcaaaaaatatatagtaaaatgtaACAGTAACTTTACCAACGTAGATAGACTAACTGTAGTAGATAAATAGAAAGATAGATTCGGTCGCTTAATctagataataaattacagttaGTACTTACCAAGTATTAGTGTCACCGACTATGGCTACAGTTTGTATAGGCGAATCAGAGCTCTTGTTCAAATACGACGTCAGATCTAAATCCCTCCGAAGTTCCGATTCCCATGTGTCCGGATTAGCGATTGTTCCTGTAAATTTaacgtacaaatagtttttaaagttaaattctCTATATAAGACGTATGATTATCTCAATGATGCAACGAAAAGTTGCTGCAGACTAAGGTTTACCAGTTTATTACggattaaacaaatatagcGATTGCGTCTTCGTCATATGTCTGTGTTTTGTACACgtcaaacaatataatttaacaattattttgctGTCATAAAATTGCGTGACGGTGTTCATAATCATACCCATATAAAGGTATTTAAGGATGTCTATACGGGCGTTTTATATAGTAGAATTTAAAGATTTGTGGTAAGCTCGTGTCATCTTTTAAATGAGATAATGGAACTTTAATGCTCTATTCTAATTCTATTGATGGGCACCACAAAAGCATCACTGCTTTCTcgctttgttttttattacatttcatgAAATTTGTACCTTAATCTTAGTCATTTTATTGGACAATTTGGACTTTTCCTGATCACGCATCAGGCTACGGTTATTTTTGTCCCTTCATGACGTCATACATCGAATGATAtgtctattttttaatatttactactaGCCGAGACAGAATCAAAACAAAGGTTCCTTCTCACAGCTTAGTTTAGTAATGTCTTcgtttataagaatattttaagctAATCAAATTATTCTCTTCTAGGTGACAGCTGCGACTCAGTACGcattgtttgatatattaatagttttactaCATGCAATTAAACACACATCACTGAACAcgaagaatttataaaatccttGTTCCTCGCAGCTTGTGTAACTTTATActgaataacataatatatttttttaaggctGTATGTGAGacaaaaaaggattttttttaatctatccGGTACTTTTATTACTAGTcgttaaaataagattttatttatgaagattaaatttaacaaaagttCATTCTGtagttaaaacataatatccCTAAACAGAGAAGGATTATGTGAacaaatgtttgtaattttccAACTTTCACTTATCAAATACGTAAATACGAGCAATGTTTACGACAAACAACTTTGGCACACATTGAACTATATGTGTATAGTCACACGTATTAGACATGTGAATATAATCAATCACGCTTGACCGATAACGATTTGAAGAACcataatgtacaaaatatattatttaaatcagatactattaatagaaaaaatcaaaaacatgaCAAATACGTGTTACGTTAAGCGTTTGCATATAATTCTCCACGTCCTTAAGTTACAGTAGGTATACGAtagttcaaattttatttcttataaggaatatatattagacacagataatatatacgaTGAAATCTTACTAAGAAAAATGtagtataacatatttaatagttacaaTGTTCGTACTAAAATTCCATTCTAATGAAATGAAtcgataaattaaacttagaaACACAATATAAATCATCGTAATTACCTTGTAATATAAGATCAGGTACATAGTGGTCAGTAATGCCGCCTAGAAGTGTATCGTTGCAGTCAGTTTTAGCGATGGGACACACTTGGGGAACAGGGAATTCTAAAACTTGCTTCACTTCTATTACATTGTTATCTTTGTCTTCGTCTACCTTCACCTTCACTTCGGTCACAGGCTTCCTGACATTCACGACGACGGTACTCTCTTTGCGCTTCCTAACAAATGTCTTGGGCGTCATTTCCTCTTGGACTATCGTCTCCTTAGCGATCTGCGGTTCCGACTGTCTCGGTATATCGTTCATATATTCCATTTCGGAGGCGTTGGTGGGAGTTTGCAACATGGACTCCATTAACTGGCACTTGTAACAGGTCTCGCATCTGTCTTCCTGTATCGGAGGTACGAATGTTGGATCGAACTGGAAATTGTCCAGTTTCAGGTTCCCCGGCTTCCCTATGTAATGTCTATCTAGAATCTCTAAGTTCTTGCTCTtcatataattagttactATCTGCGGATATTTATCGAACTCGAATTTAAAACCGGAATGTTTTATGGGCTTGGAATGTTTGAGTGTTTGGTCACAGCACTTCGGGCTTTGTGATGACTTGTATTTTTCTTGGCGGACATCGTCACGTCCAGCTTTTTCTGTCTCCTCTGTCTCCGAAGCTCTTGAAGTTTTCTTTAGATTCCTCTTACCGTTTGATTTATTCTTCAACCCCACAAGTTTCTCATCATCACCGAGCACGAACACAACATTCTTCTCACATTCTTCTGATGACGCGTTTGAGCTGGAGTCAGAATCCTTCAATGAGATCATCATGGTCGGATGCCGTCTCAATTTGCTCCCATTATCAGATGCAAAGTCAAAATTAGAGAgcacattatttaaatcaacgAACGTTGCCGATTTCTTCAAAGACACCTCACTGGACACTAAAGTACTCGCACTACTACCGCTGTATGATGGAACTTTCAAGCTATATTTTGTACTATAGTCATTCAAATCACATTTATCGTTTTCACTAGCAGCTTTCACATCGATGACTTTGACCTCGCTCACTGAACAGTCTCGATACACGAAATCGTTCTTCTTGACGTCACCGCaacgtataaaataagtaagaaCGTCCAGTAATCTATTAATGAACAGTATATTCTTGTTGCCGGTTATGATGGTCCTAGCGGATTTCGGTGGAAATCCTATACATCCACAGAGATCCGTCAGTTGTGCCCAGAGCGCGTTGTATGGCCTCTTAGTGTCCAAATTTCCTGTATTTTTTGATTCCACTCTGTCGTAGGGACTTACAGTGGTCACCCAGCCGAGGTGGTGAGTTAACACGTGCGTTAGAAGGGTGCTGATGAAACTGAAACGAAtgcaataaagaataaaatagtattccGAGAATATTTGACTTACATAAACTATCACAgagcatatacatatatatataataaaattgaaccttattaacaaatgttaataaggttcaattttttttttttgtgacaatacttcaaaataaatagttgATATAGGATTGATTCATCGTAACAGAaatgtttgaataatatttaaatttctttctcTGTTATCGAGAACTAATTGGACCTTcgatatttataaagacaagATAatccaataaattataaaaggatATAACtcagaattatatttacgttTTCATCAATCtaatttttcttgttcttccaaatataaataacaaagcatttttttttttgtatatatttctgaCTTAAGTCGcgtttattctatattatagtttttttataatgagatctaagattttcgcgagttttattatagtttttttatctgaTTCAATACGAATTtcgagtttaaaattaatttctatagtaattttttatatgtcaattTGATAAATCCTTTCCGTTTGTCGAATTTTTTTGTACCGACG is part of the Danaus plexippus chromosome 11, MEX_DaPlex, whole genome shotgun sequence genome and harbors:
- the LOC116765480 gene encoding folliculin-interacting protein 2 isoform X5, whose translation is MKFRAGELALEQVRLLLYKECDRRGRKVLFDSSTIDKVLSAKNDRPDIKMEKIPCIVEVTDGNSYIYKGQATDASVLGEMIFGAVAMNCKSVSFKIHIMNEPKRLMCTKLFSVPVSRKTSRMERKADSCSGDVNRSRPLNMTLLREEGLALSFSLDRGDSGFCETSSYSSFGTSFDYLTMFHDWDQNGDEHYFYSPSSKLSASSGSLARRTSHSYATRFDFGNTLKVPTSSTVCSADSQKLSVQLYSSSTSTSDSLASTASTRRAKLGLALLITFTESDDMELIRRCLELSPQLRSLVCRLRLAALTAGSDAFFVSTLHTAAGHARRWLSELLFGPRLHPTWLLLVSSEPSQANKMADRLIEDICSVLAIGDTKDTNFFISTLLTHVLTHHLGWVTTVSPYDRVESKNTGNLDTKRPYNALWAQLTDLCGCIGFPPKSARTIITGNKNILFINRLLDVLTYFIRCGDVKKNDFVYRDCSVSEVKVIDVKAASENDKCDLNDYSTKYSLKVPSYSGSSASTLVSSEVSLKKSATFVDLNNVLSNFDFASDNGSKLRRHPTMMISLKDSDSSSNASSEECEKNVVFVLGDDEKLVGLKNKSNGKRNLKKTSRASETEETEKAGRDDVRQEKYKSSQSPKCCDQTLKHSKPIKHSGFKFEFDKYPQIVTNYMKSKNLEILDRHYIGKPGNLKLDNFQFDPTFVPPIQEDRCETCYKCQLMESMLQTPTNASEMEYMNDIPRQSEPQIAKETIVQEEMTPKTFVRKRKESTVVVNVRKPVTEVKVKVDEDKDNNVIEVKQVLEFPVPQVCPIAKTDCNDTLLGGITDHYVPDLILQGTIANPDTWESELRRDLDLTSYLNKSSDSPIQTVAIVGDTNTWQVRVCGRSVGPMGGGLSPLVGGILDALPAMRKANVPAAQCQLFLESKLREFCVLSKTLADILMSTDFCDIATLTKSLNVDVNDVPLLLAVATTHTPELATRYGISYR
- the LOC116765480 gene encoding folliculin-interacting protein 2 isoform X4, yielding MKFSRAGELALEQVRLLLYKECDRRGRKVLFDSSTIDKVLSAKNDRPDIKMEKIPCIVEVTDGNSYIYKGQATDASVLGEMIFGAVAMNCKSVSFKIHIMNEPKRLMCTKLFSVPVSRKTSRMERKADSCSGDVNRSRPLNMTLLREEGLALSFSLDRGDSGFCETSSYSSFGTSFDYLTMFHDWDQNGDEHYFYSPSSKLSASSGSLARRTSHSYATRFDFGNTLKVPTSSTVCSADSQKLSVQLYSSSTSTSDSLASTASTRRAKLGLALLITFTESDDMELIRRCLELSPQLRSLVCRLRLAALTAGSDAFFVSTLHTAAGHARRWLSELLFGPRLHPTWLLLVSSEPSQANKMADRLIEDICSVLAIGDTKDTNFFISTLLTHVLTHHLGWVTTVSPYDRVESKNTGNLDTKRPYNALWAQLTDLCGCIGFPPKSARTIITGNKNILFINRLLDVLTYFIRCGDVKKNDFVYRDCSVSEVKVIDVKAASENDKCDLNDYSTKYSLKVPSYSGSSASTLVSSEVSLKKSATFVDLNNVLSNFDFASDNGSKLRRHPTMMISLKDSDSSSNASSEECEKNVVFVLGDDEKLVGLKNKSNGKRNLKKTSRASETEETEKAGRDDVRQEKYKSSQSPKCCDQTLKHSKPIKHSGFKFEFDKYPQIVTNYMKSKNLEILDRHYIGKPGNLKLDNFQFDPTFVPPIQEDRCETCYKCQLMESMLQTPTNASEMEYMNDIPRQSEPQIAKETIVQEEMTPKTFVRKRKESTVVVNVRKPVTEVKVKVDEDKDNNVIEVKQVLEFPVPQVCPIAKTDCNDTLLGGITDHYVPDLILQGTIANPDTWESELRRDLDLTSYLNKSSDSPIQTVAIVGDTNTWQVRVCGRSVGPMGGGLSPLVGGILDALPAMRKANVPAAQCQLFLESKLREFCVLSKTLADILMSTDFCDIATLTKSLNVDVNDVPLLLAVATTHTPELATRYGISYR